GACTTCCTGTGCTTCCTCGAACAGTTCGTCGGCGCCCTTCTTGGCTTGCTCGTACCACTCCTCGGAGTAGCCCGGCACGGTCGCTTGGGCGGTGTAGCCGGCTTCGATGGGGTCGATGACGTTGATGACGGTGATGTCCGCGTCGACGAACTCTTCGAGCGCGTATTCGAGCGCGTCGTCTGCCTGCTTCGAGCCGTCGATGGGAACGAGAATCTTCGACATACGAACCGATTCGTCGCCCCCGACAAAAAACGATGTGGCGGTTCCCGTCGCGTGGTTGGTCGTCAGTCCCGGCCGTGTCGCGTCAGGCACGTCGGCAGCCCCTGAATCTCGACGGGCTCGGAGTTGTCCGGCGAGTAGACCGCCATCTGTCCCTTCTCGAAGTACGGCACCTTCGACTGGAGTTCGTTCGGGATGTTCACCGCGTTGATGGCGTCCTCGTCGCCGAGGTTCAGGACGACCGTCGTGTTCACCTGCTTGAACACGGGGTCGGCGATGTCCTGTGGGTCCTGCGTGATGAGGAACAGGCCGAGGCGCTCTTTCCGGCCCTGTTTGGCGGCCTCGGTGAACTTCCCGACGACCTTGTTCGCCTGTACGCTGTCGGCGTCCGCGAGGAAGTTGTGCGCCTCGTCCATCCCGACGAGCAGCGGCGTCTCCTTGATGGTCTCGTAGCGCGGGTCGTTCGAGAGTTTCTGGTCGACGAGCAGACTGGAGACCGCGAGCACCACCGTCTCGGCGGCCCGCGAGTTGCTGATGTGGTACGTCGGCACCACCGACAGGCGACCCGGTCGGACGAACTGGCGGTCTTCCACGAGGTCCGTGATGGGGCGGGCGTCCTGGTCGAACAGCCCCGACGGCATCCCGTGGACGCGCCGCATCACCGCCTCGTAGGTGGCCTCGTGGACGCGCCCGCTCTCGTCCAGTTCCTCCTTGAGCGCCGGGTCGTCGAGGAACGTGCAGAACTCGCGGTACGTCCCCGACTGGCCGTACTGGTCGAAAAAGCGGTCCAAGAGCAGGTGGAGCGCGCCGTACTGGTTGTCGTTCAGGCCGCTGGACGCGACGAGCCACGGGTTCGCGCGCACCATCGAGAACGGAATCGTGAACTCCACCTGTTCGGCGCCGTGGTGGTCCGCGGCGTAGGACGCCGACCCGACTTTCGGGACGAACGCGACGGTGTCGTCGTGGCCGCCGTGCGCGAGGCCCTGGGTCTCCCACGCGCGCTCGTCGCTCGGCGAGGCCGCAGGGTTGTCGTCGTGCATCTGCGCGTACTCGTCCTGCGGGTCGAACTGCACGACCGCCATCCGGCGCTCCGCGCCGCCCGAGTCCACGGGGTACCGGCGGTCCTCGTGGAGGTACTGCCGGAGGACGTTCTTCGCGGAGTGGGTCTTCCCCGAGCCGGTGCCGCCCGCGACGAGCGTGTGTCGGAAGACGAGGGGGTCGCCGGCCTCGTAGTCGTCTTTCACGCGGTAGTCGATGGTCGGCGGTTCGGCGGCCGTTCGCACTTTCTCGCCGCCGACCGAGAGGTGCCCGAGGAAGACGCCGTCCTCGGGAATCTTCAGCCCGGTCTTGATTTCGGTGGCGTCGTCCGCGGCGCGCACGACCGTCTCCGGTTTCGGCACGCGGTCGGGCATCCGGCGTTTGAGGTCGCCTCCATCGTCGTAGAGGACCGCAACGGGGTCGAGTTCGGCGAGGAACTCGTAGTCCTGCTCGTCGATGCCGTCCGAGCGCATCGCGCGCCGCGCGTGAATCTCGGTGGCGTCGTCGCTCTGGAACGCCTGCGCGTACTCCAGTCCCGTGATGCGACAGAACAGCTTCTCGCCGCCCGGGTAGGGCGCGACGAGGTACGTGCCGAGGCGCACCATCGACCGGTTCGAGGCGGTGACGTACGCCTTCAGCGACGTCTCGCGCCCGTCCTCGTGGATGCGGAGGCCTTCCGAGACGGTGAGTGTGCCGAGGCCGTCGTCGCTCCCGACGTCGTCCAGGTCGGCGCGCTCGAAGTCGTCCTCGTCGCCCGGTGGGTCGTCGGGTGCGTCGTCTCGGCCGTGGTCTGCGAAGTCCCCGAGGTCGCTCATGTTCGCCGGGTTGCGGGCCACGAACTAACCGCTTTCCCCCTGAACCGAAACGGCTTAGGTGTTGGTCGGCCGCCGTCCGTCGAATGCTCTCCACAGTCGAGAACACGGCGGTGCGGGCGTGCGTGGCCGGCGGCCGCCACCTCCGCGAGCGCTTCGGCGGCGAGACTGACGCGGACTTCACGCGACACGACGTGAAGGCGGCGGCCGACCGCGCGAGCGAGGAACGGATGCTCTCGGTGATTCGGGACTCGCACCCGGACCACGCGGTGTACGCCGAGGAGTCAGGCGACGTGTCGACCGACGGCGACCTCCGGTGGATTGTCGACCCGCTGGACGGCACGAACAACTTCGTCTCCGGCCTGCCGTCGTTCGCGACGGCGGCCGCCGTGCTGGACGACGACGGCCCCGTAGTCGGGTCGGTGTACGTCCCGGTGAGCGACGACCTCTACGTCGCCCACCGCGGCGAGGGGACGCGCCACGACGGCGAGGCCGTGTCGGCGGCCAGCGACGTGCCTACGGAGAAGGCGACGGTCGGGTTCGTCATCGGGCACGACGTGAAACTCGACGGTCGGATGGCCGAAGCGAACGAGATGCAGGCGGCGCTCGGCGACGCGACGAAGCGCGTCGTCGAGAGTTGGTCCCCGTGCGTCCACTGGGGCGCGCTCGCCCGCGGCAAACTCGACGGTATGGTGTGTTTCCACCCGGACGACGAGGAACAGCACGTCGGCGAACTGCTCGCCGAGGAGGCGGGCGCCGCGGTCGCGCGACCCGCCGACGGCACGTACGTCGCGGCGACCAGCGAGTCGGTTCGCGACGACCTCGTGACGTCGATATCGTAGTTTCGGGTGTGACGTTCCGCGACCTTATATCCGGTGACGCCGCTACATCTACGCATGTTGCTGGTGCGCGGTTCTGCAGGCGGGACGACGCTGACGGGGACGCTCTACGAGCGCGGCGAGGACGCCCCGTCGTTCAGGGGCGCGCCCGACGAGGCGGCGCCCTACGTCTGGGTCTGCGACGAGTTCTACGCGGTGGACAGCGGCGGGAGCGTCCAGGAGGTGGACGGCGAGGAGGTCCACGTCGCGTTCGAGTCGCCGATGCCCCGCGGGTTCGAGACGCGGGAGACGGCACTGGAGGCGGCCCGCGAGCACGTCCGCACGCAGTTCGCGCGCATCGGCGTCGACGAGGACGACGTGGAAATCGAGGTCGTACAGGAGCACGAGGCCGAGTAGCGTCAGGGGGACCGGGCAGCGAGTCGACTTCTCAGGCGGTGATACCGAGGACCACTGCGACGAGCAGGAAGTTGACGAACGACAGAACGAGCATCCCCTTCCACCCGATTTCGATGAGTTGGTCGACGCGGACGCGGGGCATGGTGGTGCGCATCCACTGCGTGAACAGGAACACGCCCCAGATTTTCAGGACGAACCAGACGAACCCGGGGAGGACGGGGCCGGCGGGC
The nucleotide sequence above comes from Halobacterium litoreum. Encoded proteins:
- a CDS encoding DUF7113 family protein, which gives rise to MLLVRGSAGGTTLTGTLYERGEDAPSFRGAPDEAAPYVWVCDEFYAVDSGGSVQEVDGEEVHVAFESPMPRGFETRETALEAAREHVRTQFARIGVDEDDVEIEVVQEHEAE
- a CDS encoding ATP-binding protein, which codes for MSDLGDFADHGRDDAPDDPPGDEDDFERADLDDVGSDDGLGTLTVSEGLRIHEDGRETSLKAYVTASNRSMVRLGTYLVAPYPGGEKLFCRITGLEYAQAFQSDDATEIHARRAMRSDGIDEQDYEFLAELDPVAVLYDDGGDLKRRMPDRVPKPETVVRAADDATEIKTGLKIPEDGVFLGHLSVGGEKVRTAAEPPTIDYRVKDDYEAGDPLVFRHTLVAGGTGSGKTHSAKNVLRQYLHEDRRYPVDSGGAERRMAVVQFDPQDEYAQMHDDNPAASPSDERAWETQGLAHGGHDDTVAFVPKVGSASYAADHHGAEQVEFTIPFSMVRANPWLVASSGLNDNQYGALHLLLDRFFDQYGQSGTYREFCTFLDDPALKEELDESGRVHEATYEAVMRRVHGMPSGLFDQDARPITDLVEDRQFVRPGRLSVVPTYHISNSRAAETVVLAVSSLLVDQKLSNDPRYETIKETPLLVGMDEAHNFLADADSVQANKVVGKFTEAAKQGRKERLGLFLITQDPQDIADPVFKQVNTTVVLNLGDEDAINAVNIPNELQSKVPYFEKGQMAVYSPDNSEPVEIQGLPTCLTRHGRD
- a CDS encoding universal stress protein, whose amino-acid sequence is MSKILVPIDGSKQADDALEYALEEFVDADITVINVIDPIEAGYTAQATVPGYSEEWYEQAKKGADELFEEAQEVADEYDHPLDTATEVGRPSRTIVDYAEEHGIDHIVMGSHGRSGVSRILLGSVAENVVRRSPMPVTIVR
- a CDS encoding inositol monophosphatase family protein encodes the protein MLSTVENTAVRACVAGGRHLRERFGGETDADFTRHDVKAAADRASEERMLSVIRDSHPDHAVYAEESGDVSTDGDLRWIVDPLDGTNNFVSGLPSFATAAAVLDDDGPVVGSVYVPVSDDLYVAHRGEGTRHDGEAVSAASDVPTEKATVGFVIGHDVKLDGRMAEANEMQAALGDATKRVVESWSPCVHWGALARGKLDGMVCFHPDDEEQHVGELLAEEAGAAVARPADGTYVAATSESVRDDLVTSIS